A segment of the Meriones unguiculatus strain TT.TT164.6M chromosome 10, Bangor_MerUng_6.1, whole genome shotgun sequence genome:
AGCACAGGCTCCAGATTCTACTTCCAGCACtgcaaaacaaatgaataaacctTTGAATGGCAGGGAGAAAAACTCCTAGGACTTGGCCCGGGACAGAAAACTTCTAGCCCAGGTCACTTACTCTTTATATTTCTTCTCCTGATGAATAATCATTACAATCATATAGAAACCTACTTACTGTGAGTAGGGCATTTCTTCCCCACGAAGGGAGCATGATAGTAGCGCAAACAAGCAAATAGCCATTGCACTGCAAAGAACTGAATTTATCTAATCCCAGGGGCAGGATACCAATAATTAATACTTGATATAAAACATTCTGAAGCTCAGGGTGGGTAAGAAACTTGTGTGAGCTTCAACTTGGACCCAGGCAGACAGTCAATACAAAGTAAACCAAAATTCTTCACACTTGGTATGTTAGGGACTTGGGGCTTACTGTAAGAGAGCTTGGTGAGAACCCTTGAGCTCAGATTTCCAGATTTCACACAAAGTGtatacaacacacatatacatactcaaaaacaaaacaaacctaaacagcaaaagccagccagccagccagccagccaaccaaccaatctCCATACTCACACATGCTTTTGTATGGAGTAAATAGTGATGGAAGCTAAAAGCCTCAGCCAGAGCCATTAATCCCAAAACTTGGGAAGCAAAGAGGCAGGAATATCTCCGAGTTTAcacagagctccaggacagccaggttacCTGGCTGACACAGGTTCTGACATagagaccctgtgtcagaaaGTAATGTGCTGAACCTACCTGGCCATCCCCGAATCACTCTAGCCCAAATACTCAGGCCAGACAAGTTTGGGTTGTCATTTCCCATCAGGTACTGAAGCATCACTCGGTTACCCAAGTCTATCATTAACTTCTTTCTTCATGGCTTCCAGGCACTGTGCCTGATTTGTTACCCTGTAAACTATGTGCTAGGGAGGATGCAGCTCAAGACATTCAGGTTTTAAGATAAACACTCAACCAATACCTCGTCCGTCACTCTGAAATTCACGATGGTGTCTGCCtctaagcccagcacttggaaggcggaggcaggcggacctctgggctccaggccagccttttctacatagtgagacctcgtTTAAAAAAGATCTACTATACATGAACGAGGACACCAATAGGCATGCTAATGTGGAAGGAGGTCTTCCCCCCACACAGGTAACATATGGCCCGAGCAGGTTGTATTAATATATTTAGGAACATGTATACAATTATAaagaaagagaccatgaatttcaGTGAGAACAAGGAAGGATGTACACGGGAGGGGTTTGAAGGAAGAAAGGCAAACCACGATTTAACTATAAACTAAAAACAAtgcaaaaaacccaaaccaaccaaactaTTCATCTCAGATGGTAAAGGTGTTCCCAGTTTCATGTGTGTGATTCGCTTGTACTCGTCTTACTTTCTAAGCAGACACTACAACCACATAAAcggaaataaaatttcaaaaggaaCGAGGAAGGGACAGAGGCCTGTGCTAACTGTTACACAGACTTCACTAACACTGATCTTGTGTAAATTCCATTGACTGTGGTTATAGCCCAGGGACAGAGCAATTGCCGGAACCAATCCTCTTTAATGGGAAAAACACCAGGACTGAGCAGTTAGCAGTTTAGTTGCAAGTTCCAGTTTTACGGCAGCTTGGGTTTTGACTACAGATGCAGAACCCTTCTTTCTGAAGACTGAAGGCGATCCTGCATCATACCGCCTGGGGCTCAATCCATCCTGAGCACACAGGACACTTGCCCAGCAAATGCAGCTTTAGCAGCCAAGATGGAACAGGATTTAAACACGACTCCAGATTCCATCATTAACAGAAACTTCCATTTTTATAGAAAAGAAATGTTCACAGAGATTCAACATGGCTTCACAGAAGAGGCAGAGTACAGACTGCAGTGATGTCTGCCAAAACCTTCAAGGTTCCCTCTGTAAATTCCTGCCACAACACTATATATTGCAAATTTTCCCTTGTGTCATTAAGGCTGATTGCATCAGGCAACAGCAGTTCAAGACACGTGGTTTTAAAGGTTTAAAATCTTTCCCTGCTTGTCTTCAAGGAGAAAAATCAACATAAAATAAGCCACATGCACAAGTCAAGGCATATAAACTGACCATTCAATATTAGAAAggtcaaaataaaaagaaatgaaaatgaagacacaatatacctCACAAATAAATATGTGGAAGAactgttttctaaaaataaaataaatgttttatttggaaAAAGTCAGCTTCTTACACAAGGTTGTAAATCTCTATTTTCACCCTGTCAATTACAATGGTATTTTAAATGCATTGAGTACAATTCAGTGTTATATATCTTATCCTTTCTGCCTCTATTTAGAAGACATcggttaaaaaaaatttaatctggTCATCTTTCCTCCTATCCTCATGCTGAACCCATTTTTCTACATTTCAGGGAAGTGAAAGGGTCAGAAACCTAAGGACTGTGGAGGTAAGACTACGTCAAATAATTGCAAGCATGATAGAAGTTTCTCCTTAAGCCTTGGTGTGTGTTGGCAGGGAGTGGGTACTTACTAAAACCAAACCCACCCAAGAAATCCCTCCCTATTTTATCTTTATTGGCTTCCTTGGGGCCAAATTTTGGCCCTCTTGATTtcaaaaatactgaaaaacaatGTAAAAAACAAATAGCATACACTTCCTGTCTGTACTGAGCATCTCACATACAGCTCTAAACTAGGATATAAATGGAActatcaaaaaaatcaaaagagaaaagttTCAGAGGTTAAGGAGGACTCCAGGGTACTGGTGGGGTGTGGCTCATGGTACAGCATGCGCTTAGCATGCTTGTGGCCTTGGGCTCAGTCCTCAAGACCCCAAAGCCCCCAAACCCACACACTCAGATTCCAAGAGTCTCATATCATAACTAGGGTATTGGGAAAACCTAAGATGAATTCAGCTGATGCTTGAAATACCTGTCTACGTGAAATCAGACGTGTTGAAGAATTGTTTTATAGATTTTAATACTTTCTCAGTTGATTTCAAAAATGGCCAATAACCTCTGACCCACTCCATGTCTCTGGATAGGAGCACAGGTGGCAATTTAGTGACAACACTAGCACTAGGCTTGGAGTAAgcatctgagaagacaaggaacccAGCAGGTGACAGACTATGGCTGAAACAGCCAAGATGTTTCCAGAATTATATGCTCTAAATTTCTTCAATATATACCTAGCAGGCACATACGCCAGGCAACTATGATGCTAGAAAAATACTTGAGTCAGTATTTTATAAACCTCCTACCTTTTAACCAATATTTCTATTGATAAACGTTCTGGTAACAATGTCTGACCAAGCATTACAAACAACAAAACGAGATTAAGGTTAGAGTTACCTCAAGCAAGCTAgttgttatttttccttttaaaatgacaTTGAAAATAGATGAGTTCAGCAGAATGGTTTTAAAAGTTAAGGCCCTCTAAAGAGTTCTAAAAACTAAAACTTAAGGCACATATTATAATCTTCATGACACTGTTAAAAgctaagattaaaacaaaacaaaacatccccaCTTCTTTCCCATATCCTTTGCCAAACACTCCCTACCTAAAGCATAGTATATTTTAAATTCAGGGATTGGTgaggagtggaaaaaaaaaatccaccaatgAACACCTGGTAGGTTTTCACACAAATGTCCACTGTCTGCATTAAGCACCACTGGTAGACTAGAGGCCAGCAGGTGGTTTCAGATGCTTGGGCCACACACTGCTCTGCTATTCGTGCTTCACAGGTCAGACAGGACTCTCCTCCTCTGCAGGGTCTCCGGAGCTATTCTGCTGTGGCGTGGACTGGGCAGCTTTTGTTGCCTCCTTTGGCTTTTCATCAACATCTGTGCTGGCGTCGTCCTCTTTACCTTCCCGTTTTTgcttctcctctgctttctgttcTCTGGCCACCAGTCGATAGTTGATGCCCATGCCAATGAAGAGGTAGATGCCTGCGATGATGAGGATCACGCCACAAGCCCAGTACGTGTACTTGTAGTCTCCATACATGTCATTGAGGCGGCCTGAAGGTGCAGAAAACAAGGCTCTGTGGGTAAGAGCGAACAAAGGATACCTCTCTCACAGTGTAAGGATCCACTCAGGAAGATGCCAAACCAGCCTTCAAAGAGCCCAGGAATGAGGCATTAGTACAAAAAATGAACTAACtgctgaatttttaatttatctcTGATTTTGACTGGCCTTATACTTTCTATTTTCAAATTGAAAACAATCAACTCTGCAAATCCCAATGATAATGGTCAGAGAACATAATCATTCTCTTACTACACAATTGGAAAAACTGTAATTCAAAGGAAGTTTGAGAGTGTCCAAGGCCACACAGATCTACTCCAGTCACCAAGGCCAAAGCTCTTTATCAGCGCTTCCGCAGAACACTTGCTCTGTAGCCAACAGTACTCTCAGCACCAAATGTGCAATGAAATGTATCTTCCAGTGGTTACAGAAACTCAAGCACCAGAACAGTAATAACTTCAAGGTTACAGGCTAGCCAAGGAGCGCAGGGGTCCAAGGTGGGGCCTGAACCTGCCACCTCTGCTCTCTACTGTTTATTGACAGCAAATGAATTTGGAAAATGGCTCATCACATCCTCTCCCAAAAGCTTTGTGTTGTCTGATGGTAATGACACCACTCGACCAATTTGAATGGATCTCTATATGGCtatcacacagacagacaagtgCTACATTGTGGGTTCTGGTACCAGAACATGAGTGATGGAGACTAGCGAGTGGGTgaaggaagaatgctgcttctACTGAAACGTCACTTGAGCTGAGACACCAGAAAGAGGGATCTGTCAAGAAAAAGAGGGTGGAGAGGATCTAGGCCTGAACAGCCAATGCAAAGGCACAGGTAGTGTATGAGCAGGAAAGCAAGGGTTGGGTGCTAGAGCAGAGAGCAATGGGCCAGGTAGGAAGGTTGGAGAAACAGGTAGGGCCAAGCTCTGCAGAGCCTTGGAAGCCACATTAGGAAATGGGACGCTGAAGCAAGACAGGAGTTTGTAAAAGGGTGAAAGACACGGTAAGGGGCAAACCAGGAAGAATGGAAGATGGAAACTGATATTTGTAATTTACCAGGGAGGACCTGGAAAGGAGCACTATCAAAAGCCACCTCTAAGCATGGTGATACCTGCCTATAAACCTAGCACTTAGGGGAGGACATGAAAGGGGTCAGGAGGTGTTCCGGGCAATCTTTGGTTATTGAACAAATTTAAGGTCAACTGATTAAGATCCTGCCTCCAAATAAATCGCCATGAATATCTAAAAGGAAGTAGGAACATGAGATGATCTCATCATGCAGGCTAATGCTGATCTTGAACTCAAAACTATCTTGCCTCAGCATCCAAGTGCTGGAGtaacaagtgtgcaccaccagccCAACttgggacttaaaaaaaaaaaatcaagcctagtggtggtggtatgtgcctttaaacccagaactttagaggcagaaggaggtggagctctgagtttgaggccagcctggtctacagagaaagttccaggacagcagagctacatagagaaattttgcttaaaaaacaaaacaaaacaaaccaaacaaacaaacaaaaaaacccaagcaaacaaaaagaaagtttaGTAACCCAAGCTCTCAAATTATATAACTCATAAACTAATGTAGCTGAGCCAAATTATCCCACCTTCTGAAGCTTTTGCCTCTACTTACGAAACTGCTACTAAAATTACCCTAAGCTTTGTGAGATCCAAGATACACAGTGGTTAGGACAGTCGCTGGTGCACTTTCAAAAGGTCAAAGAGCTACTCTTCTACCTGACTATACTGAAATGCACCGTATTACCAAAATGCTTTAAAGGTAGAGCTGCTGTTTTCAACAGTTTTATAATCAGATCAGAACACAAAACATAGGGAGATATACGATACCTAAAAGTGGTGGCCCCAGGAGGACAGGACAGCACTCCACAATGGTCACCAAGCCCACAGCACTGGAGAACCTCTGGGGTCCAACAAGGTCCATCAATGTTTCAAATAATACGGAGCTGAGCCAACCAAAGGCAAATCCAAAGACTCCAGCGTAGACACAGAACCCAATGTAGCTTGTAGACAAAGGTGCTAGCAAATGGCACACTCCATTTGCTACGACAGAGGCCGCGAAGAAGTACTGGATCCGAGGTCTGATCCACTTGGTGTTGGCTGCAAGTCCCATGGAAGGTCTGGCTACCAtatcaacaaaagccagaatgGAAAGGAGGAAGGCTGACTTCTCGCTGGAATAATGCTTACTCTTACCATAGTTACTAAGAAAGACCAAAGGGGTAAAGAGTCCAAAAAACATGACCACATTTCCAGACAGATACAGCAAAAAGCCTCTGTGGGCAAACAGGGACAAGTCCAGgaatttattaattgtttgtAAGATCGTCCGCTTTTCTCCTTTGGGGCCTCCTCCAATGAGATCTGTATGTGCATCAGACTTTCGAGATTCCTGAAGAGATTCTTTAGATGCTAGTTTCTCTATCTTGGTTGGTTTCGGCCCTATTGGTCGCATCAGGGACCCAGCTACACAACAGTTTAATAGGAGGCCTCCAAGAATTAGGAAGCTTCCTCTCCAGCCAAAAATACCAAAGAAAGCCTGATTAAGTGGAGCCAGGGTAGAAAGGAACACAGGGCTGCCTGCCATGGCCAGTCCATTGGCCAATGGTCGCTTCTTGTAGAAATACTTGCCAATCATAGTCAGAGCTGGGTTCAAGTTGAAAGCAAGCCCAAGACCTAGGGAAAAGGAGCAAAGATAACATGGTGTCATAAACAGGAGTATCTCTGAAATTATTTACCAAGCAAAGACAAAAGAGGAAGTgggtggccaggtgtggtggcacatacccgtaatcccagcactcagggaggcagaggcagaaataggtggatcactgtgagtttgaggctagcccagtctacaaaatgagtacaagacagccaaggctacacagagaaacctgtcttgaaaaaacaaagattaagtggggctaaagagatggctcagtgcctaAGGTcacatactgttcttgcagaggatctgagttggaGTTCCAGCATCCACACCGGGAAACTAAcaatcacctataactccagctccaggaattcTGATGCCTGTGACCTAGCTAAACCTGGTCCCTTGTTCCAGCTATATAGCATAAGCCCTGTCTTTATTCAGCTATGTATAATTAACCCTGCCTTATTCAACTGCATAGAGTAACCATGCTGAGCTTCCTAGAGTTGTCTATCTGACCTCAGCTTTGCTCTGTATATAATTGTC
Coding sequences within it:
- the Slc16a1 gene encoding monocarboxylate transporter 1; protein product: MPPAIGGPVGYTPPDGGWGWAVVVGAFISIGFSYAFPKSITVFFKEIEVIFSATTSEVSWISSIMLAVMYAGGPISSILVNKYGSRPVMIAGGCLSGCGLIAASFCNTVQELYLCIGVIGGLGLAFNLNPALTMIGKYFYKKRPLANGLAMAGSPVFLSTLAPLNQAFFGIFGWRGSFLILGGLLLNCCVAGSLMRPIGPKPTKIEKLASKESLQESRKSDAHTDLIGGGPKGEKRTILQTINKFLDLSLFAHRGFLLYLSGNVVMFFGLFTPLVFLSNYGKSKHYSSEKSAFLLSILAFVDMVARPSMGLAANTKWIRPRIQYFFAASVVANGVCHLLAPLSTSYIGFCVYAGVFGFAFGWLSSVLFETLMDLVGPQRFSSAVGLVTIVECCPVLLGPPLLGRLNDMYGDYKYTYWACGVILIIAGIYLFIGMGINYRLVAREQKAEEKQKREGKEDDASTDVDEKPKEATKAAQSTPQQNSSGDPAEEESPV